One genomic segment of Pelagerythrobacter marensis includes these proteins:
- a CDS encoding TonB-dependent receptor, protein MRVKATLLAGICAGGLAFPVTAQETDTGVSPVATGGPVIVVTAQRQDQSLQEVPIAVSAFTAEALEAQQIENASDLQLTLPNVSFTKSNFTSSSFTIRGIGDLCVGVTCDSATAIHTNGSPLFGTRLFETEYFDLERVEVLRGPQGTLFGRNATSGVVNVVTAKPDLSGFGAAAELEYGNYESIKAKGMINLPIGEVLGLRVAGFYLNRDGYTRNLYDGSRIDDRDMYAVRGSVRFEPGPDTTIDLMGYYFRENDNRLRIQKQTCQRDPTGVLGCLNARRDFDSTNANSTLASVLSSDELFAIQGLPAGFGLGSLYAPDGFANFDEPDDVRVVNTPVTPEYFADEMQFQAHLEQRLGAMTVSLTGLYQETSVDSRQDYNLGVLDRTGYAAALNQLAFFAANDVIFPGSSAYFAPIADALIPGGPNGPLCTSDNDMGNQGAFEGNAICGEVPLSYDRSNQDQKAWSGELILSSDFDGPLNFLVGGIYAESEVSENSYYVNAFGLDYAAAILGTFSAMGGGIDPSYLATSMYRNNTQHFKLKSFGIFGELYYDITDRLSFTAGLRYNDDSKTVTARTTFANFLNPFSNDGDPFDSPYAAGFDADPGLDGNQLVQHREVSFDEITGRAVLDFEISRDNKIYASYSRGYKSGGINPPLSPVFDVSESFGSEQIDAFEIGSKNTFLNGTLQANLTAFYYKYKDLQLSRIVARTSVNDTIDADIWGLEFESILRPSPQWTINMNLSYLNTKVAGDQFFSNPRDPGGGDPDAVIIKDISNGSLCAVTGAGANAFVAAVNSPLGLQGPAPFPADGQIASNGAFGICSALAAGAAGDISEFNPALAPLQPLLDSFGPVGVLSPGVEVNLRGNRLPQAPEFKASIGVQYAAEFANGMSLVPRFDVAMTGTQYGNVFNGSVNRIEPFVQANAQIQLNGADQGWFVRGFVQNIFDSDSTTGLYVTDASSGNFTNIFTLDPRRYGIAVGARF, encoded by the coding sequence ATGAGGGTGAAGGCAACCCTGCTTGCCGGCATTTGTGCCGGCGGGCTCGCATTTCCCGTTACCGCGCAGGAAACCGATACAGGCGTGAGCCCGGTCGCGACCGGTGGCCCGGTGATCGTGGTGACCGCACAAAGGCAGGATCAAAGCCTGCAGGAAGTCCCGATCGCCGTCAGCGCGTTCACTGCCGAAGCGCTGGAAGCGCAGCAGATCGAAAACGCGAGCGACCTGCAGTTAACCCTGCCGAACGTCTCGTTCACCAAGAGCAACTTCACTTCGTCGAGTTTCACCATTCGCGGGATCGGCGATCTGTGCGTCGGGGTGACGTGCGACAGCGCCACCGCGATCCACACCAACGGTTCACCGCTTTTCGGCACGCGGCTGTTCGAAACCGAATACTTCGACCTCGAACGGGTGGAGGTACTGCGCGGCCCGCAGGGGACGCTGTTTGGCCGCAACGCCACTTCGGGCGTGGTCAACGTCGTAACTGCCAAGCCGGACCTGTCCGGCTTCGGCGCGGCGGCGGAACTGGAATACGGCAATTACGAAAGCATCAAGGCCAAGGGCATGATCAACCTGCCCATTGGCGAAGTGCTGGGCCTGCGCGTGGCGGGTTTCTACCTCAATCGCGACGGATATACCCGCAATCTCTATGACGGTTCGCGGATTGACGATCGCGACATGTATGCGGTGCGCGGTTCGGTCCGCTTCGAACCGGGCCCCGATACGACGATTGACCTGATGGGGTATTACTTCCGCGAAAACGACAATCGCCTGCGGATTCAGAAACAGACCTGCCAACGCGATCCAACCGGGGTGCTCGGATGCCTGAATGCCCGGCGCGATTTCGACAGCACCAACGCCAATTCTACCTTGGCATCGGTGCTGAGTTCGGATGAACTGTTTGCGATTCAGGGGCTTCCCGCGGGCTTCGGCCTCGGCAGCCTCTACGCGCCGGATGGTTTCGCCAATTTCGACGAACCGGACGACGTGCGGGTCGTCAACACGCCGGTGACGCCCGAATACTTTGCCGACGAAATGCAGTTCCAGGCACATCTGGAACAGCGTCTCGGGGCCATGACTGTCTCGCTGACCGGGCTCTATCAGGAAACGTCGGTCGACTCGCGGCAGGACTACAACCTCGGCGTGCTCGATCGCACTGGATATGCCGCAGCGCTCAACCAGTTGGCATTTTTCGCCGCCAACGACGTGATCTTCCCGGGGTCGTCGGCCTATTTCGCGCCGATTGCCGATGCCCTTATCCCGGGCGGCCCCAACGGGCCGCTGTGCACGTCGGATAACGACATGGGCAACCAGGGCGCGTTCGAAGGGAATGCGATCTGCGGCGAGGTTCCGCTGTCATACGACCGGTCGAACCAGGATCAGAAAGCATGGTCGGGCGAACTGATCCTGAGCAGCGATTTCGACGGGCCGCTCAACTTCCTGGTCGGCGGCATCTACGCCGAATCCGAAGTGTCCGAAAACAGCTACTACGTAAATGCGTTCGGTCTCGATTATGCGGCCGCGATACTGGGGACGTTTTCCGCGATGGGCGGCGGTATCGATCCTTCGTATCTCGCCACGTCGATGTACCGGAACAACACGCAGCATTTCAAACTGAAGAGCTTCGGCATTTTCGGCGAACTCTATTACGATATCACCGATCGCCTCAGCTTCACTGCGGGTTTGCGTTACAACGACGACAGCAAGACGGTGACCGCGCGCACAACGTTTGCAAACTTCCTCAACCCCTTTTCCAATGATGGCGATCCGTTCGATTCACCTTATGCGGCGGGTTTCGATGCCGATCCTGGCCTGGACGGAAATCAGCTGGTGCAACACCGCGAGGTTTCGTTCGACGAGATCACCGGCCGTGCGGTGCTCGATTTCGAAATCTCGCGGGACAACAAGATCTACGCGTCATACTCGCGCGGGTACAAATCAGGGGGGATCAATCCGCCGCTGTCGCCCGTCTTCGACGTCAGCGAGAGCTTTGGCTCCGAACAGATCGACGCGTTCGAGATCGGTTCGAAAAACACGTTCCTCAATGGTACGTTGCAGGCCAATCTCACTGCATTTTATTACAAGTACAAGGACCTGCAGCTCAGCCGGATCGTTGCGCGGACATCGGTGAACGATACGATCGACGCCGATATCTGGGGCCTTGAGTTCGAATCGATTCTCCGCCCATCGCCGCAGTGGACGATCAACATGAACCTCAGCTACCTCAATACGAAGGTGGCCGGGGATCAGTTCTTCTCCAACCCGCGCGATCCGGGCGGGGGAGATCCGGATGCGGTGATTATCAAGGACATTTCCAACGGATCGCTGTGTGCGGTGACCGGGGCGGGGGCCAACGCTTTCGTTGCTGCGGTTAACAGCCCGCTTGGTCTGCAGGGGCCAGCGCCGTTTCCGGCCGACGGTCAAATTGCCTCCAATGGCGCGTTCGGAATATGCTCCGCCTTGGCTGCGGGTGCGGCGGGGGATATCAGCGAGTTCAACCCTGCACTTGCTCCGCTTCAGCCGCTGCTGGATAGCTTTGGGCCCGTAGGAGTGCTCAGCCCCGGCGTTGAAGTGAACCTGCGTGGTAACAGGCTTCCGCAAGCGCCTGAATTCAAGGCCTCCATCGGCGTTCAATACGCGGCGGAGTTCGCCAACGGCATGTCGCTGGT
- the virB11 gene encoding P-type DNA transfer ATPase VirB11, giving the protein MAADIHSLRTDGGGERSVYLDAYLAPFREWLDRDTVTEILVNRPGEVWIEDAASPGMQRVETPHIDDRLVQRLAEQVARVSHQGINREHPLLGATLPDGARVQFCGPPAARRHWAMAIRRHRRLDLPLDAYDTGPLAEAASPPMPDPQAEPIVYLREAIRQRRTILISGGTSTGKTTFLNAMLGEIPRDQRVVLVEDTPELKLPGENGVGLVAVKGELGEAKVTANELLQAALRLRPDRVVLGELRGAESVSFLRAINTGHPGSFSTIHANSLRGALEQLALMVMQTGIGLTRSDTIAYAASVIDVIVQLGRGSDGKRGIAQIANTSSLV; this is encoded by the coding sequence ATGGCGGCAGATATCCACTCGCTCAGGACGGATGGCGGCGGAGAACGCAGCGTCTATCTCGACGCCTATCTCGCCCCGTTCCGCGAGTGGCTGGACCGCGATACGGTGACGGAAATCCTCGTCAACCGGCCGGGCGAAGTGTGGATCGAAGATGCCGCCTCGCCCGGAATGCAGCGCGTGGAAACGCCGCATATCGACGACAGGCTGGTCCAGCGCCTTGCGGAGCAGGTGGCCCGGGTCAGCCATCAGGGCATCAACCGCGAACACCCGCTGCTCGGCGCGACGCTGCCCGACGGCGCGCGCGTGCAATTCTGCGGCCCTCCGGCGGCGCGGCGGCACTGGGCGATGGCGATCCGTCGCCATCGCCGGCTCGACCTGCCGCTCGATGCCTATGACACCGGCCCGCTTGCCGAGGCCGCCTCGCCCCCGATGCCCGATCCTCAGGCGGAACCGATCGTCTATTTGCGCGAGGCGATCCGCCAGCGGCGCACTATCCTGATTTCCGGCGGCACCAGCACCGGCAAGACGACATTCCTCAACGCCATGTTGGGCGAAATTCCGCGCGACCAGCGGGTGGTTCTGGTCGAGGATACGCCGGAATTGAAGCTGCCCGGTGAAAACGGTGTCGGCCTGGTCGCGGTGAAGGGCGAACTGGGCGAGGCCAAGGTTACCGCCAACGAGCTGTTGCAGGCCGCGTTGCGCCTTCGCCCCGATCGGGTCGTGCTGGGTGAATTGCGCGGCGCCGAAAGCGTCAGTTTCCTGCGCGCCATCAACACCGGGCACCCCGGTAGCTTTTCGACCATCCACGCCAATAGCCTGCGCGGCGCGCTGGAACAGCTGGCGCTGATGGTCATGCAAACGGGCATTGGCCTGACGCGTAGCGATACGATTGCCTATGCCGCTTCGGTTATCGACGTCATTGTTCAGCTTGGCCGGGGCAGCGACGGGAAGCGCGGCATTGCGCAGATCGCCAATACATCTTCGCTCGTCTGA